Within the Sarcophilus harrisii chromosome 2, mSarHar1.11, whole genome shotgun sequence genome, the region gtacaagaaaaatcagatcaagaaggaaggaaaagaaaaactgagaaagaaaataaaatgcaagcaaataacaacagagagagtgagaatgctatgtcgtggtccacactcagctcccatggtCTTCTCtcttgggtgtagatggctgtcttcatcactgaacaagtgggaCTGGtttgaatcgtctcattgttgaagagaaccacatccatcagaattgatcgtcatataatcttcttgttgccgtgtaaaatgatctcctggttttgctcatttcaattagcatcagttcatgtaggaatgtgcaagcctctctgaaatcctgctggccgtttcttacagaacaatagtattccatagcattcatataccataatttattaagccattctgtATGAGAGATGCTATAAATGTATACTACTCTTGGCAATGAGTTGGATACGAGGGGGTTCAGTGAGAGAAAATGAGGATTTGAGGATGTGAGGAGTCTAGGTTGAAACCTGAGGATCTGGGAGAAAAGTGCTATCTTTGACATTAACaataagaaattttgaaatggGGGATGGTTCCGGTGAAGAATTAATGAGTTTAGTTTCAGTTACAttaagtttaagatatctacagAGCATACAGTTTGAGTTATTTAATATGTAGTTGGAGATATGGAGCTGGAGGTCAGGAAATAGGTCAAACTAAATAgattctctaatttacttattgtatttatttattgtagAAAATTATTTGTGCCATTgcaatttaacatataaaatgttCCTCAGTTGTTCTAGTTTAACTTTCCCTAAAAGAATTTCAGGTTGTGGATCCTACCTGTCATTTTCCTGATCCCTTTCAAATGTACTTTTCCTAAATTCTAGGTTGCACATtgactttctcttcttctctatcCATCTTCTGATATGTGGAAGTAACTTTTTTATAACATTCCCATTGTAGATTAAGATCAGGAATCTTAAgaccattttgtcttttttaaaaatctggaacCTGTGTGCCAGaggggtcaagtgatttgtccaagatcatacaaagGATGAGTAAGAGTCAGGGTTAAAAACTGAGATACATACTCAATGCTCTTTTCATTAACTGCTCTACTTTTTTatttgggagggaaagagggagtaaaaaagagaaagaggtaaggaggaaggaaagccTTTAAAGCTGTGCTTTTTTGGGGAACCaaattcaaagcttttttttaggataatcaacaaaaataaacatagtGAAATCttaagatcatatatttagagctaaaagTTATCTTAGAGGTAATCTAATCCTATGTACCTCttttaaagattagaaaactgaaactctgAGAAGCCAAGTGAATGTTCCATCAAGATTCCATTCCAATAGTAATTGGTAAAGCAGGGATTTAAGTTCACCTTCTAAGACATCAAATTCTGCATGTTCATGACTataatatttctaattctttgcatatttttgtcAATTGTGAGAATGCTAATTTGTgaactgttttttctcttttaatattttcatggAACATACCTTTcacaatacaaaaataattctaaaatttctttttcgaTAAACCTAAGAAAGTAGATATGCAATTGGGCAGTTGTTGATTGCTTTCTGTCATCTTTCGTGATAATGTtataatttttacattctttttataCATTCCACTTTCTGAcacattttacaaaataattctttgggaCTTACAAAATTATGCTACCTCCTATACAGatttttttatatgtgttttattgAATCTATCTAGTCTTCTCAATTTGCATATCACTGTCATTTTATCCTACTTATATAGCATTTGGTGAATTGAAGTATTTGGGTCCTAATGTAATAATAACTATCATCATTggttattaaaataaatcattatataaacaTTGACAAACATGTTACATCTACTCTACTTGTTCTGTCAATTTAATCTTTGAAAGTGCTTAAGGCTATGTGATTTAGGTAGGTTTTATGCTAAACTTCTTATGCTAGTTTTTGCtttcattgctttttatttatatggCTAAATTGCTCACAATCATCTACTGTCttcctttttagaattttataCTTTAACTGACTTACCTATATACTAGGGATGGAGGGCAAATATTTGCTAAGATGGTTTCTGGGTTCTTTTGGCTTTCATTATTGTCACTTTTTTATCCATGTTTGTAGGAATTGATAATAACTATGGTAAATGTCTTTGTGCTTTTTTAGAAACATTAACTAACTTAATATGTACTATAAATATAAGATTcttttcaattaatcaattaaatattATTGGAAGAACAgaggcatacactcagtttcagAAGGTAAATGACTTATTAGTCATCTGCATAAAAGTGATCATTAAAACTAGGTAGTGCTTTGATGAGATTGCCAAAGCAAGGAATATGGAACAagagttcttaacattttttttttttttgagttgtggACTCCTTTGTGTGGTGAGTTCTTTAGACCTTTTCTCAGAATAGTGTCttgaaatgcataaaagaaaatacagaagatTACTAagtaaaacaattatattgaaatagttgtcAACAACAtatcttttaaaagttcatgTACTCCATACTAAGAATTGTTAATTTAAGAtgatggagagggaggggaaaaaagagggctAAAGGCTGATTGATCCTTGAAGAAAAATCCCGTCAAGGAACCAGGGAGGTGAGAGGtcagggaaagagacaaagaagacatGTTTTGCAAGACAATGATAATAGCCAGCATTTGTATGGTGCTTTGGGGCTTGTCAAATATCTTGTATACATGATCTCATCAAATCCCCAGTACAGGTctatgaaatagatgctattagtATCCCTATGAATAATGAAGAGCTAGaggtatagagaaaaaaaaatacttacctagggtcacactgctagtaagtatttgaagtgGAATTCGAACTCAAttatttctgattccaaattaagCACTCTATCAGCTAGTTATATTATGCCATAGGAAAAGAAGCAGGAGAGCATGTATCTCAGAagccaaggaagaggaaaatattcagaaaggaaataaatttttaaaaatgtttcttatttatatcttttctttttatatcatgttCATGTTCAAATATATCCTTTCCCCTCTGCTTCCCAGAGTCAACTGTAATACAAAGATTAGTTTAACACAATTAACCAACACATCAATTGACTCTTACAATCTCTCATTTCTGCAGTTAAGGGAGGGAggcatattttctcttctcttctcttctttggggTCAACCTTAATCATTATAATTACTCAGTGTTCAGTTTTGGCTTGTGGTTTTCCATTTACATTTGCCTGGCTTTGCTTTCTTTGCACAGGACCATAAGTCTTCCTTAGCTTCTCTGCATTCTTCATGACACAGTAGTATCCCATGACATTTATGTGCAATAATTAAGCAATTGTTATGAATAAATTAGCCACTAAGAGAGTTATTCTTAAAGGAACACAAATATAACTAATTTGAAAAAGTATTATTACTCTTTTCTCCTAATACCAACTTTACAGTCTGAAGTAACTTGTGATTCCCAAGATATATAGTTTACAAATAAGAGAAGCAACTAGATTATCATAGGAGCCATTGGTTACTTCAGAACATAAAAAGGGTTGGAGGAGATTGGAATTaataattatgtttaaaattgacTGTGTTTTTAAGGACTTAATGGAATGTGATGGTAAAGTTTCCAGGGACAAGAGTATCTCAGTGTCACATCTGAATCCATGTCATGAGAAGTCATGTTATAtgtaatgtaattatatatattgtGAGGTATTTTTAGCTATATGGTTTTTCTTGTTGTTGATAAtgcatgtatttttattattttttttaattttttaaaattttatttaatagccttctatttacaggatatatacatgggtaactttacagcattaacaattgccaaacctcttgttccaatttttcacctcttacccccccaccccctcccctagatggcaggatgaccagtagatgttaaatatattaaaatataaattagatacacaataagtatacatgaccaaaacgttattttgctgtacaaaaagaatcagactctgaaatattgtacaattagcttgtgaaggaaatcaaaaatgcaggtgtgcataaatatagggattgggaattcaatgtaatggtttttagtcatctcccagagttctttttctgggcatagctagttcagttcattactgctccattagaaatgatttggttgatctcgttgctgaggatggcctggtccatcagaactggtaatcatatagtattgttgttgaagtatataatgatctcctggtccaatgcatgtatttttaaattatttatctaatattttgttttcccccacTTACATGCAAAAACTATTTTCAAcaatccttttaattttgaattccaaattctctccctttccttctccctgatTGAGAAGGCAGCAACTTGATAGATTATACATGCAGCAGTAAATTTTGAGGGAGAAgcccttttctttttgaaaaggaaagttCCTTGAACTCTGAAAATCCAGTTAatctagagaaatgaaaaattatataacatagTTGTGGGAAAGGCATGTAAAGTTTATTATTGGAAGATCATAAATATAATCCACAATGATATTAAAaggacaaatataaatataatacaggTTGAATAAGTGAGGAGAGAAAGATTCCAAAGCATTTTAGATTGGTCAGTGCAATCATTAGGAACTAATGCCTTGTTAGTTACTGGCCATGTAAATAAAATGAAGCTTGCACTTCTTTGGGAAATGgcattaatatatttttagacCACAGATAAATTGAGGTAGTAATTTAGTAAATATGATCCCAGTGGTCTGTGAGCTAAATTTTGTCTCCTAAACTGAAAGAATAGCTTTCATAGGAGAATAATTTCACTTACTATATATTCTTTTCTGGTTGATGTCACTATTACTTGTGTACAATTTGGCCTTCAAATAATCAGCTCATAGATCATGCCTTAGGAGGAAAAGCTATTTGAATTATATATTTGTGATCAAATTTGGTCTGAAAGCTATTTGCTGATAACCTCTGGGCTGTTGAATACTTTAGTGGCTAGCCCATCAAGTAAATGCACTCTAGGAGGGAATTCAGGAATCTCTTTTACTGTCTCCTTAAGTCTGTACTTTGAATTGAGATGCTTGCATTGGGAGAATCTGGGAAAAAAATGCCATAAACAAAAGAATCATTTGGCTGTATTGAAAATGACAGTGTCCCTATGGAAGGATTTTTGGAATGTTGGATTTTAAGTTTTAGCTGATGTATTTTCAACTGATATATACTGATGTCTCTAGCTGTTGAAACTTTGGGGAATTTCTTTCTGCCTTACTGTTTTTCACATAACACAGAATGGTATGGATGAGAATACACAATACAGAAGTACAGGAACATCTCTAAGGGGATATGGACACAACTatcattgtgtgtgtatgtgtgtgcatgcacatgtgtatatttgtacattTGTGTGAAGATGCGTGCTTTGTCCCTTTTAATATAATTAGGCAATATTAAATTGGAAATGGAGCAGCTGGGTGGTGATGTGgtatagagtgttgggcctggagtcaggaagacccattttcctgagtccaaatctagcctcagatatttaccagctgtgtgaatctgggaaaGCTACTtattcctatttgcctcagtttcttcatctgtaaaatgagttggagcagCAAATAACAAACCAtcccagtgtctttgctaagaaaacctaaTGGGATCATAGCATGTCAGATGTGACTAAAACAAGTGTAAGAACAAAATACTAGAGATGTGGATGTGGGACAGGGAAAGCTGAAATTTCATAGTAAAAAGGTAAAGGAGGAATTTGTTTCTGAAACTTTAACTGTGGATTATTTCCCTACAAGTCCTTTTAAATGTCTCTTTTTCCTCTGCTGGATacatttcttcccatttccctctccacTAATACAACCACCTGGTCCCAGTAACTATCCTTGTTCCATCTGGTCTCTTCTTAGGACTTAGCACAATTATACCAATTTACTGTACAAATTGTACATACTACAAATATATCGTAGGGACATCTTAGAAGAGAGCTTTCCTTGGCAGAGCACTGGGGATTGCTATGTTGATTATTTTGATTAAGTTAGGCACATTCTCACAGGTTAATTActtctgcattcagaaagagaaaccTTTCTTTCAAATACAAGTCAGCACGATCAGCAGTGAAAGCTAATTTAGGAAAAGCATTTACTGTTCTCCAGAAGTTCTGTAGAGCATTTAAAAAAGTCATTAGAAGTGGTGAAAGTGCCCCTGTTTTTCCAACACACTTCAAAAAGCAGTCATTCTTATTCATACATAAGAAAATAATCAgtatagaatttaaaaagaatttggagaTAATTTAGTTCAActctttctttttacagatgagaaagctgagattcaaagagattaagtggttTGGTCATGGTCACACAGAGAATTAGGACTGGAACTGGTATTCAAATTCTGTTCTCATGACTCCCCAAAGCAGCATTTTCCTCTTTTACACCATCTTTTCATGTCACTTCTCGGTTTTGTCATTTTGGTTGCCTCCCCATTTCCTGGAGGACAAAAGGCAAATTCCCCAATCTGATCTCCATAGTCTGACTACAACCTACCCTTCCAATCATATTACATAATCTTCCCTTTTATACATGCTACATTTCTAGAAAACTAAGCTGCTAGACCTTTTTCTCATTCTTGCTTCTGATGCCTGCATAAAAGGAGGTAGTTTAGGGACTAAAGTTGGCCTTACAAGTGAAATTCCAAGGAATTAATTCTGTAGGAAGGTTGAAAACTCTTACATTTCTCAGATAAGTCAGGCCAGCTACTTTTTAAAGACTATAAGAGACATGGCTGACCTTTAGTCAGTAAATCATCTGTGTTcctgctcaattttttttctcaattaccaATACCTTCTAATGCTATCAGATTGGTTAGGAAACTCTCTGTTTCTTAGTTACTTCAATAACTCTTTTATATTGTTATCGGGTCaatgaaaacttttcaatttggtcaGGTACTTTTTTGATCGAGAAACATCCCCTCTACATCTCTAACTTATCTGTCTTTTTCTTCAAGGTAAGGTCTAGCTCTAGTGCTTTCTTCATGAACCAGCTCCCCACTTCTGTTTTTTCctgataaaatttttttccatctcttctcaAAGAGGCTCCTTTTTCTAGAAAATATTCCTCCttgcaaaatatttatttatatacatgttttattccattctattttaCTGTAAATTCCTCAAGaggcttgtttttaaaaatctttattcctTTAGCATCTACCACaatattttgcacatagtaggaataTTGAAATgaaccctcccttcccccttagAATAAGGATTCTAGACTTAGTCTAAATGAAACTGCAGTTGGCTAAtagaatttttcctttattctgctTACTTCAAATATCTTCCTATTTCCCTAATTCTTAGGGATACACTTGGGAAAGGGTCATTTTTTATGAAACTGGTTTCAGGAGACTTCACTCTGGCTTTAGGAAAGAGGGTGCCAGGTGTAACCTTAGCTACAGTTTCTGCTAGTATTTCAGTGGGAGCATCTCATCCTAATAGAGAATGTGTATTGAGAACCTAGACTAAGTCACTGTCACACTTACATGGCCCCAAACttaagaacattttattttaagaatggtGTCATATCACCTTGGATTCATGGGGTCACTGGACCTTTACATTCAGTTCGGGTAGAAAGGTGGAATTTCTctgatgctttttctttttctcagtgaaTACTATTTTTGGCAGACACACTTTGCATTGCACAGGATCTGGATTATGAGGAGATCTgaggttatttttaaaattttgtgattttctcaagGAATGGATTAGTTTCCTGATTCTTACTGACTTTTTGACATCCTTTAGCAGAGAACTAAGAGTTAAGATTAACgataataataagtagcatttatgtagagctttaaaatttgcagagTGCTATAAAATATCATCTCATCTGGTAACAAAAAACCCTGGTAGGTATgtgctatcattatccctgttttacaaataaagaaactgaggcagaaggagATTAAATGTTTTGCCTAAGGATATTAAATGATTACACAGATAttgtttctgaagccagatttgaactagggcCTTCTTGATTCCAGCACTCTGTctaccactgtgccatctaactatcATCTAAAGGGGGGGAAAACCGGGAATTTATTAGAGAATGGAACCCTATGTGTACTATTGGGTCAGTCACTTTTCCAATAGTTCTCAGATAAGACCTATCTCTCAAAGGTCTCAGATCTATGTTTGAAAGAGAGTCATGAGAAGGGATTCTCTTTTTGTTGTATCTTTCGTTTTGTTGCATATTATAGGAATCAGGTACTCCccgcaagaaaaaaaaaaagcattcccaGGACCCAGTGGCTGTTTGGGAGTagggaatttctttctttcatattctaCCCACTGCCTTGAATTTGATGTCCAACTTCtcgaaattttaaaattctctcagAGTTCCAGGCtccacaacaaaaaagaatgtaaCCTCCCGTTTAGGAGCCCTTCCAGATTCAATTGCTTTGTTCCTAAGGGAAGCTAAGTGAGTCCAGTGTTTCCCGAACACTGACCAAGATGCTTTTCCCTCATAAACCCTaagaaaatagagacaaaatCAAGACTTCTCCCGATACTTGTATTGCTACCCCCGTTTTattgacaaggaaactgagagtgaGTGACATAAAGTACCTGGGTTGTATAGTTAAACGTCTTAAGAGACAGAAGCACAATTCACTGTCCTCTGACTGTAAGATCACTGCACAAAGTTTCTTCTGTGACAAAGAAGTAGACTGGAGGGAAAGTTCGCTTGCCAAGACTGGCACGGAACACGACAGCGGCTTCGCAGTGCTTTTACTTTTCCAGGAGAAATGTTCCTTTCTTACGGCGATGTTCTTGAGCATTGTGGACCTGAATCATCAGCTAAGGTTCTAACCAGCCTTTTACCATTATCTGTGCGTCTGCCCCTGAGATCCCTAGGCGGCGCTGTTCCCCTCCTGCCTTGCCCTGCTCTCTTTGCCAGACGGCAGATCAATCTCATTTAGGGCTTGAGCCGGCGAACCCGGCGTAGATTCCACTCTGGAGAAGGAAGACGAACACCCACCCATTTCGTACATTTTCGCCGGCTTTAGGGTCGGCTGGGGTTGTTTCTCCAGGGCCGGGTGAGCTCAACTAGAGCCCCGGAGAATGGTCCCTGGTCGCTGCGTTCTAACAAATGAGCCAGAGAGGCAGGATGCTGGACTGGGTGGTGGTTCTCTGCCTGTGGGCCAGCTCCGGCAGCGCAGGACGGCTGGAATACTCGGTGTTGGAGGAGTCGGAGCGCGGCATGTCTGTGGCGAACGTCGCCGCCGACTTAGGGCTGGCAGCAGGCACGCTTATTTTCCGGAAATTTCGCCTCCTTGCTAGCAACGGCGGCGAACCCTACTTCGGGATGGAGGCGGGCAGCGGAAGCCTTTATGTCCGGGAGCCGGCGGACCGCGAGCGGCTCTGCGGAGCCAAGGCTACTTGCATCCTCAATTATGAGCTAGTGCTCAAAGACCCACTGGAGCTTCATAGGATGAGCGTCCGAATTCTAGACCTCAATGACAACCCCCCTCGCTTCCCTGAAGACGAGGTGCGGCTTTATCTCGCAGAGTTCCTAGCGCCGGGAGCCCGCTTCACACTTCCCAACGCCCAAGACGCAGATGAAGGAACCAACGGGCTACTGAGCTACTCGCTGAGTCCCAGCGAGCACTTCCGTCTGGAGTTGGGGAGCCGGACTGATGGCAGCGAGTATCCGGAGTTGGTCTTGGAGAAATCGTTGGATCGTGAGCAGCGTGCCACCCACAGGCTGGTGCTGACCGCTCGGGATGGGGGTCGGCCGGGTCGTTCTGGGTCTGTGCAGGTTACAGTTATCGTTGTGGACACTAACGACAACGCACCTGAGTTTCAGCGCTCAGTGTACCGGGTGAGTGTTCCAGAGACAGCGCCCAATGGGACTGTGCTGATCCGAGTGCAAGCTTCGGATCCTGATGAAGGTCCCAATGGGGAGGTTCGCTACACTTTCACCAACAGCACTCCAACAGAGCTGCGGCACCAGTTCCGAGTGCATTCCCGCAGTGGGGAAGTGACTGTGGCGGCGCCTCTTGGGCCCCCAGACAGGCTGCTGGAGATATTCATCGAGGCGAGAGATGAGGGAGCTTTTAGTTTAGCCAGCACTGCCAAACTGCTAGTGGAAGTGACCGACGTGAACGACCACGCCCCAGAAGTGAGCATCACATCACTTTCCAGTCCAGTGTCCGAAGACGCACCTCCAGGCACTGTGATAGCTCTACTGAGTGTCCGAGACGAAGATCGAGGTCCCAATGCGAAAGTGACCTGCACTATTCAAAGCAACGGCCCCTTCCAGCTACGCCCTTCCTTCGACAACTACTATAGCCTATTAACTAATGGACCTCTAGACCGGGAACAGACCAGCGAGTATCAAGTTACAATCGTCGCTTCTGACGGTGGCTCCCCCCAGCTAAGCACGCGCAGAACTGTGACCGTATTCGTGGATGATGTGAATGACCACGCGCCGAGCTTTCCTTTGCCCCAGCAAGAGTTCTTCGTGGCGGAAAACAACGGCGCTGGGGCCGCGCTGGGCCGCGTGTTCGCTCAGGACCCAGACCTGAATCAGAATGGCCTTGTGTCCTACCTGTTGCGGGATTTTCACTCAGACAGACCGCTGGCCTCCAGCTTGGTAGACGTGGAATCGACAAGTGGAGCCATCACTGCCAAAACTTCCTTTGACTTCGAACAGCTCAAGGCATTTCACTTCGTGGTGGAAGCCCTGGATGGAGGCATTCCTGCCAAGAGCGCTGAGGTGACGGTCAGCGTGTTCGTCATGGACAGGAATGACAATCCCCCAGCCATCCTGTATCCCGTGGTCAGAAATGGCTCGGTTCCAGTAGAAATTGTGCCCCGTCAGGCCAAAACGGGACATCTGGTCACCAAGGTAGTAGCTGAAGATGCGGATAGTGGGCCAAATGCTTGGCTTTCCTACCATCTTCTGCAGGCTTCCGACCTCAGCCTTTTTGCTGTCTCCCCTAACACAGGAGAGCTCCGCACCCTGCGCCCCATTCGGCCAGCAGACTCAGTAAAGCAAAAAGTGGTAATCGTAGTTCAGGACCACGGGgatcctcccctttcctcctcggTCACTTTGGGTATACTGTTGGTAGACTCTCCCCCACAGGTCATTCCTGATTTCGGGGACGGGTGGGAAACCCACGGACAGCTTTCGGCCCCTAATTTGTATTTAGTGATAGCCCTTGCGTgcatttcctttctgtttttggGGTGTTTAGTCTTCTTTATTTGCGTCAAGTGTAACCAGTATCGAGCTCGCGGCTCTCATAGCTGTTGCCCCGCGCGCTGTTGCTCTGCAGAGTCGTACCAATGTCGAAAGAAGAT harbors:
- the LOC100918248 gene encoding protocadherin alpha-C1 isoform X2, whose amino-acid sequence is MSQRGRMLDWVVVLCLWASSGSAGRLEYSVLEESERGMSVANVAADLGLAAGTLIFRKFRLLASNGGEPYFGMEAGSGSLYVREPADRERLCGAKATCILNYELVLKDPLELHRMSVRILDLNDNPPRFPEDEVRLYLAEFLAPGARFTLPNAQDADEGTNGLLSYSLSPSEHFRLELGSRTDGSEYPELVLEKSLDREQRATHRLVLTARDGGRPGRSGSVQVTVIVVDTNDNAPEFQRSVYRVSVPETAPNGTVLIRVQASDPDEGPNGEVRYTFTNSTPTELRHQFRVHSRSGEVTVAAPLGPPDRLLEIFIEARDEGAFSLASTAKLLVEVTDVNDHAPEVSITSLSSPVSEDAPPGTVIALLSVRDEDRGPNAKVTCTIQSNGPFQLRPSFDNYYSLLTNGPLDREQTSEYQVTIVASDGGSPQLSTRRTVTVFVDDVNDHAPSFPLPQQEFFVAENNGAGAALGRVFAQDPDLNQNGLVSYLLRDFHSDRPLASSLVDVESTSGAITAKTSFDFEQLKAFHFVVEALDGGIPAKSAEVTVSVFVMDRNDNPPAILYPVVRNGSVPVEIVPRQAKTGHLVTKVVAEDADSGPNAWLSYHLLQASDLSLFAVSPNTGELRTLRPIRPADSVKQKVVIVVQDHGDPPLSSSVTLGILLVDSPPQVIPDFGDGWETHGQLSAPNLYLVIALACISFLFLGCLVFFICVKCNQYRARGSHSCCPARCCSAESYQCRKKIPQNPGLTSATIDVTAVGRLSQTYLYQASLGFGSSNNNLLLRGEYSTADLRNLVSGVGLNLPISCVQIRNRKGDHANDNAMPKQPNPDWRYSASLRAGMHSSVHLEEAGILRAGPGGPDQQWPTVSSATPEPEAGEVSPPVGAGVNSNSWTFKYGPGNPKQPGPGELPDKFIIPGSPAIISIRQEPPNSQIDKSDFITFGKKEETKKKKKKKKGNKTQEKKEKGNSTTDNSDQ